Proteins encoded together in one Lathyrus oleraceus cultivar Zhongwan6 chromosome 5, CAAS_Psat_ZW6_1.0, whole genome shotgun sequence window:
- the LOC127078709 gene encoding uncharacterized protein LOC127078709 has translation MERFVATQTLQNEEFRKQSLYTNGTLTQLNTVVESLVTQNEALETQISLLAQTHLGPFLEKHADVVIITSERSAENPKESGNDEGSGEKRVEIEKEPPTPPEREVVKEVEKEALCIVPPPYKSPIPFPRRSVEVKVDPKSEIYEELLENIHTNAPLFETLNKKRKLEDREPRELISIKKGKPYFEVVDEKIEPKPEKLALRIEPEPPP, from the coding sequence ATGGAACGCTTTGTGGCTACACAAACTCTTCAGAATGaagaatttagaaaacaaagtctcTATACCAATGGAACCCTTACGCAACTAAACACTGTGGTCGAGTCCCTCGTTACTCAAAACGAGGCATTGGAGACTCAAATATCCCTGCTTGCGCAGACACATCTAGGACCATTCCTTGAGAAACATGCGGATGTTGTAATAATCACCAGTGAAAGATCTGCCGAAAATCCTAAGGAGAGTGGTAATGATGAGGGTTCAGGTGAGAAAAGAGTAGAGATTGAGAAAGAACCACCGACACCACCCGAGAGGGAGGTTGTCAAAGAGGTAGAGAAGGAAGCACTATGTATTGTTCCTCCTCCCTATAAATCACCAATTCCTTTCCCACGAAGGTCTGTGGAAGTTAAGGTAGACCCCAAATCCGAAATATATGAGGAGCTATTGgaaaatatccacaccaatgcacCCTTATTTGAGACCCTGAACAAGAAGAGAAAATTAGAAGACCGTGAACCTAGGGAACTCATTAGTATTAAAAAGGGCAAACCATACTTTGAGGTGGTGGATGAAAAAATTGAACCTAAACCTGAAAAGCTAGCTCTCAGGATAGAGCCAGAACCACCACCATAA